The Vigna radiata var. radiata cultivar VC1973A chromosome 6, Vradiata_ver6, whole genome shotgun sequence DNA segment gttttgccAACCATCAGGCGACATTGCCAATGTTCTTTAGGCAGTACGAACAAGCTTTAGAGAGCTGGTTTGAAAAAGAATTAGAAACAGATTATGAGACAATTTGCACCACCCCTGTCCCGAGGACACCTTCCCCAATGGAGAAGCAGGCTGCTAATCTCTATACTCGGagaatattttcaaagtttCAAGAAGAGCTAGTGGAAACCTTTGCTTATACAGCCAACAGAATTGAAGAAGATGGAGAAAGTAGCATATTCAGGGTTGCAAAATTTGACGATGACCAAAAGGCTTATGTTGTCACATTAAACCTTTCTGAGTTGAGAGCTAACTGTAGTTGCCAAATGTTTGAGTATTCAGGCATTCTATGTAGACATGTTCTAACTGTTTTTACTGTGACTAATGTACTTACATTGCCatctcattatattttaaaacggTGGACAAGAAATGCAAAAGTCAGTGCTGGGTCAGTTGAAGATGCTGGTGAATTGCATGTACATGAGTCTTTGGCATCGCGATATAGCAATCTTTGTTGGGAAGCCATTAAATATGCTGAAGAAGGGGCAATGACTGTAGAAACACATGATACTGCAATTGGTGCTCTTCGAGAAAGTGCAAAGAAGATTTCTTTCATGAAAAGAAGTTTGGCCAAAGTTTCCCCACCCAGTCATCCCGTCAGTGGGGCTGCTTATGATGACAGAAAATCCCCTACTTCAACAGCAGATACAAACCCTCTTCTGTGGCCACAGCAGGATGAAATAACGAAGAGGTTTAATCTTAATGATGCTAGTACTCCTGTTCAATCAGTTGCTGATCTAAATTTACCACGGATGACCCCAGTGTCTCTTCAGCGAGATGACGGTACACCTGAAAACATGGTATGTGAAGGAGAACCTCTTCCCCATTTTTTATATGGCATATTTGTGGGATTGGAACCGCATTTCAATGAATTGGTTCTTGTGTTCTATTCTGTAGGTGGTTTATCCCTGTCTGAAATCATTGACATGGGTAATGGAGAACAAGACCTCAACACCAGGGAATAGAGTGGCTGTTATCAATCTTAAGGTGTGCTGGTAATTATATGAATGATGAAAACCTGGTAGTAATAGTCATGATTTAGTTTCAAGTTGGTTTGGATACCTGTGCTTTTGCATGAGAATTTCCGAGACTCAAATAACCTTTAGTCCCTTTATGCATATAAATGTCTTCTGTAACATTTGATCGTGGTAGGTTGTCCTACTTTTATCCTCTTGCATTGTTTTATAAACAGCGAAAATGTGAGGATCCTAAGTCCTTTAAGCATATTTCTAATGCAGTTGCAAGATTATAGCAGGAATCCATCAACAGAATCGGAAGTTAAGTTTAATCTCTCAAAAGTTACTTTGGAACCGTTGTTTAACCATATGGTCAACATCAGAGATCAACTTTCTGCACCAACTAGGAAGTTTGCTGTATTAAATTTAAAGGTGTGTGATTTTGTTCCTTTGGAATTAACTTTCTCAAATAGGCCCTGTCCTTATGTTTTGTTATTGTTACTACTAGAAAAGCAGGTATTGATGCTGCTttacattttcatattaaatttccTTGAAGAACTTCTCTTCTTACCGAGTGGCTGTAAATGGGAGtgatagaatatattttttgatttaaatttatagGGTTAGATTTTATCTAAGGAGCACATACTATTAATTATTTCCCCTTAAAGtatagaagagaagagagaaacagAACAAAAGCAAAGAgtaattattgtcattaattgtattattttagcTTATTGGGGTTTTGTGGGTTTGATGCATCTTTCCTGCTTGTTTAAGATATTATCGTATAGATATCCCACTTTCTGAAAAtgttccttttatttttggtaCATGTATTTCGACAAACTTTTTGATTGTTGAAATTCTTTTAACTGTTTCAGCTTCCAGTTGCCGATACAAATACCGGTGTGTGTGAAGTCAAGTTTCAGGTGTCCAAGGAAACATTAGTTGCTGTACTACGATCAATGGACTATATACGTGAGCAACTATCGGTTCCTGTAAGTTGTTTATTGTTACCTAAATTAGTGCTACCTGATGTATCAATGTGTTTTTAGTAGTGTGGTATCAACCATCCAACTTTAGTCTTCAATCAGGAAACTAAGGCTCTATCTTTTATTATCACACTTGGGTGTTTTTTGTGTACGTAATGTTAATTTGTAGGCTAAACTTTGGCAGGGCGATGCACAAACAGAAGCTGCTATATTGAAAAGACCTCGGAAGTGAAGCAGCGAATTTTTGTTTCATACCCAGATAGGTTGGTGACTATTAATCTTGATGGCCACATTGTGAACAGTGAATACTAAAATGGCTTTTAGAAAAGTAGTGTAGTAAagtctcttttcctttttcctatTTTGTGCGTGTTAAGTTTGTTGTCTAGGATATTTATTTGTACATGTAGCATATCATAGGCAGCATAGTTACTTTAAAGGAACCGTTTGGAAGATCCTTACCTCTTCACCGGGGTGGAGTGGAGGAGCGTTCTCCAAACGAATAACGAGTAGAAGAGGATTTAGGAATTTGGAAATGGGAAAAAAGAAGGCAAACAAAAGCAAGGGTGGAAATTATATATTAGTTTGGTGACGAAATTACCGTATGaatcctacttttttttttttcacaaatagtaataaaaattgTAGTAGTTCTTTAGTTTGTCAAAGAAACTTTGAACGTAAATAGTGATATTTGGCAGTGTAAATACTTCTTTAGTTTCAAATGTTCAATTATAATACTTCTGTTAAAAGTCAAGTCAtacttaatataaatttttattggaTGATAACGTGAAATTTTAGTCAAAATACTCATTGACGCAAGTCCTGTTTGATTGAATGTCAACAATTTCTTTTTGCACTTTTCATGGAAAAACACATTTTGATACagttcatttgtttttcttaaagataATCCTGAATGTGAAACAGGAAAAAAGGGATAGCggttttaataattaaattccGTTCCTAAAAAGATTCAATATTGACGATGATATAGGCGAAATATTGCGGAGATCGCATTAGCTTTTTGTATACATAAAATATGCTTGAGTTAATGCATGAACTTCTGATCTTCGCAGtgacattttgaaaatttagtggTAAAGGTTGCTGAGCAGTTTAACAAGAATGCTTCCATTAGCAACTTCATTGTTATTCAAATTCCGAATCATAGAGGCTTGGGTGATAAAATGGTTGTAACAAGATCATCCATTGCTCTTACAGAAGAccctttttcttcccctttctcTGTTGTGGCATCTCTCATGTGAGCTGCAATCTCATTTGCCCTATCCTTCATGTCCTTTCCCTTCCCATTGTCCATCACTATATCTATAACCTTCGCAACCACCTCTCCGGTAATGGTACTTTCCACAGTTCTAGCGAGCTCCACAGCCACACCCATTTCCTCCACCAACATCTTCACATTATATGCTTGCTCTGCAGCCAGTGGCCACCCAATCAATGGCACCCCATTGCTAAGACTCTCCAACACAGAGTTCCATCCACAATGGCTCAGAAACACTCCTGTTGATTTGTGTGACAGAATCTCCAACTGGGGTCCCCATTTCCTCACCAACAACCCTTTCTCGGTGTCTCTCATTCTCTCCTCAAACCCTTTTGGCAACCATTCTTCCTTGAACTCTCCATCAATGTCAAAACCAACAGGTGGCCTCACAACCCAAATAAACGATCTCCCACTTTCTTCCAACCCTTCAGCCAACGCCATCATTTGGGAGGCACTGATTGTGTTCTGTGATCCAAAAGAAACATAGACAACAGAATTTTCATCCTTCAAATCCAGCCACTCCATGCAAGCTTCAAGGGCTATACCAGATTCCTTTCCTGCACGATGTTTTGAACCCTTAGCAGAGGGTAGAAGAGGCCCCACAGTCCAAACAGGACGTTGAACATACTTCCTCAGAAGCTGCAACCCCAAAGGTTCTATCTCCTCAACCGTGTTGCAGATCCATCCGTCAGAATTCATAGAAAGTGCAATCTGTGGAATGAAGAACTGTGACCATTCATCAGTGCCATCAGCTTGTCTTATAAATTTATGCAGTTGAGTGCGGTGGAAGCGGTAGTTTTGAGGGAACCCCGGAACCCAGAACTCGTCAGAGTCTGTTTTCCTGTGAGGAAGGTTGGACCAGATAGAGATGTAGGCTAAAGTTCCATAAGCACCACAAGTGGTGAAGCATAGATTCCTAATACCTAAGCTAGTTGCAACGCTGTTAACCCAGCCAAGGAACACGTCAGATATTAAGCAAAGTGGAGGGTAACCCTCTTCTTCTGTGATCTGTGCTATGAGAGAGCGCAGAGGAGCCTCAAGGCTGAGcgatgaattaaaaaatttggcTATGTGACTGAGAGGAAGCTTTTCTGTGTTCTCTACGTTTGGTGGCAAACCATGCTGGGTAGGGTCGAAATGTAACTCAGCTAGACGGATTTGATGAGGGGAAGTGGAAGAAAGTGCAGATCGAAGGTATTGAATGTTGAGAGGGGTGTTGGCTATGGTGATGTTTAAGGTTGTCTTGTGTTGGATTTGTCGTGCTAGTTGGAGGAATGGGATGATATGGCCATGTGCCATGAAGGGTATCATCACGATGTGGCCATTCTTCTTTGCTGCCTCTGCCATTGGAGCTAATAGCTTTATGGTATTCGTTTCTGATAAAAAATGTGTCTATAAGTACAGTTAAAGCTTCAGATGAACAAAAGCAATAGGCAAATGTGTGAGCCTCTGCAATCCACGTTTGAAGGTAAAGCAGTGCACTGTGCAAAGTTGCCTTTTCGGTGTGGTGGGACCTTTTCGTAAGTACGTAAAGCCTCTTGTGCATTTAGaacataaaaagtaataaatgtgTTTATTCTATTTCCATTTCACACACACCTACTTTAATCAAATTATGTTTACTAGCTTTTAATGTGCATAAGGGTTTAGGtttaggtttttttatttattttacttcaaaataaaaaaattcaatatttcaaGAAATACTCACCAAAAAATCGCTTCCCCGCATACATCAATTGTTGCTCACGAATAATTCAATTCACTCACTAAACCatacttattattaatataaattagacttaattaagttttaattttttagtaaatttaaatctttttagCTGAATCTCTATTAAACTTTTCTAAGTTATGTGTACTAAGAAATTttatacttataaattataGTTAAAGTCATATTATTTAAAGTCATATATggtttaaaagtaatttataaaatatgtaataaaattgtaaattttaataaaaatatgaatatagaatttatatataagttaaatttgGTTTCAATAGGACAAAAttgttctaattttaaaaaaattaaaattaaattaaatcaaaataataaatataaaaacgtTAATACAtgacattattattaataatgtcataaacatttttttctaaataaaaattaaaaaatctatcAAATGACATATCAcattcattatttataattttgttatctatttaaatatcgttataaaaatgtcaaattaaacaaaattaataaaaattaagacttaattaaaaaaaagctaaaactacattaagaaaaacttaaaaaaaaaaacagatatcaaaataatatttaagtctTTTCTTCCTAAAGTTTTACATAAGAATAAACATCAAATGTAAGCTTTCTAACATGACCATGTTAAAAGTTATAAACCTTTTACTATGACCAAAAATTGTGATCTTCTCATGTTAAAAAGTTAAGAATACAATACAAAATCGTCTTCATAGATGAGACAACTTGTTTTCATGGAGAagttaaagaatgaaaatgattcATTCTTATACAAATTAAGTAAatgaaatacatata contains these protein-coding regions:
- the LOC106763978 gene encoding UDP-glycosyltransferase 92A1, which gives rise to MAEAAKKNGHIVMIPFMAHGHIIPFLQLARQIQHKTTLNITIANTPLNIQYLRSALSSTSPHQIRLAELHFDPTQHGLPPNVENTEKLPLSHIAKFFNSSLSLEAPLRSLIAQITEEEGYPPLCLISDVFLGWVNSVATSLGIRNLCFTTCGAYGTLAYISIWSNLPHRKTDSDEFWVPGFPQNYRFHRTQLHKFIRQADGTDEWSQFFIPQIALSMNSDGWICNTVEEIEPLGLQLLRKYVQRPVWTVGPLLPSAKGSKHRAGKESGIALEACMEWLDLKDENSVVYVSFGSQNTISASQMMALAEGLEESGRSFIWVVRPPVGFDIDGEFKEEWLPKGFEERMRDTEKGLLVRKWGPQLEILSHKSTGVFLSHCGWNSVLESLSNGVPLIGWPLAAEQAYNVKMLVEEMGVAVELARTVESTITGEVVAKVIDIVMDNGKGKDMKDRANEIAAHMRDATTEKGEEKGSSVRAMDDLVTTILSPKPL